From Deferrisoma camini S3R1, the proteins below share one genomic window:
- a CDS encoding four helix bundle protein — MAADRPHKRLDAWNLSMELCREVYALCQRLPREERYGLGAQMKRAAVSVPSNIAEGAARGTSKEFAHFLSVAQGSLAELDSQLELCSAYLGLIDREEAAKVLEKAARVGRMITALRRSLEHRK, encoded by the coding sequence ATGGCGGCGGATCGACCGCACAAGAGGCTGGATGCATGGAATCTATCGATGGAGTTGTGCCGGGAGGTCTACGCGCTTTGTCAGCGATTGCCCCGGGAGGAAAGGTACGGGCTCGGGGCGCAGATGAAGCGCGCGGCGGTGTCGGTGCCGAGCAACATCGCGGAAGGGGCGGCAAGGGGCACCTCCAAAGAGTTTGCTCATTTTTTGTCGGTTGCCCAGGGATCGCTCGCGGAACTGGACTCCCAGTTGGAGCTTTGCAGCGCATACCTGGGGCTCATAGACCGGGAAGAGGCGGCAAAAGTTCTTGAGAAAGCAGCCCGTGTGGGGCGCATGATCACCGCTCTTCGTCGCTCGTTGGAGCACCGAAAGTAA
- a CDS encoding TIGR03087 family PEP-CTERM/XrtA system glycosyltransferase, with protein sequence MTKNLLFIAHRVPYPPDKGEKIRAFHQIRHLAGKGWKVHLVALADRPEDAESWGALKRWCASVFCEVVDARYQKFRCLAAPFLRRPLSVPYFHRRVLQRRVDQILEQRPIRAVFCYSGATAEYVFRSKILRLSERLGGPVAGRPQRRSTRVGPPGQPPSLPAFQPFSDEPRSPRLVMDLVDVDSDKWAQYARWNPWPWKVVYRLESILLSRYELAVARAFDVVTLVSPAEAELFRGRVGPEARVEALANGVDLEYFRPGAVAEGDAEAALGGSEIAFCGAMDYYPNVDAVVWFANRVLPLVRGEVSDARFVIVGSSPAPAVQELAKLPGVEVTGRVEDVRPFVAGAQVSVAPIRIARGVQNKVLEAMAMGKPVVASPQAHEGIDASPGVHLRVCELRPEGFANEVVALLRDPELRFELGRRARERVEEVYRWDRCLEPLEVLLTGNSPRETRA encoded by the coding sequence TTGACCAAGAACCTTCTGTTCATAGCCCACCGGGTTCCGTATCCCCCGGACAAGGGAGAGAAGATCCGGGCGTTCCATCAGATCCGGCATCTCGCCGGAAAGGGATGGAAGGTTCACCTGGTTGCCCTCGCGGACCGGCCGGAGGATGCTGAGTCCTGGGGCGCCTTGAAGCGCTGGTGCGCATCGGTGTTCTGCGAGGTCGTGGATGCGCGGTACCAGAAGTTTCGGTGCCTCGCGGCTCCGTTTCTCCGGCGTCCGCTGTCCGTTCCCTATTTTCACCGTAGAGTCCTGCAGCGAAGGGTGGACCAGATCCTGGAGCAACGCCCGATCAGGGCGGTGTTCTGTTACTCGGGTGCCACGGCCGAGTACGTGTTCCGCTCGAAAATCCTGCGGCTGTCCGAGCGGCTCGGAGGTCCGGTCGCCGGAAGGCCCCAACGCCGCTCCACCAGGGTTGGACCCCCGGGTCAGCCTCCCAGCCTTCCGGCGTTCCAGCCTTTCAGCGACGAGCCGCGGAGCCCGCGGCTCGTCATGGACCTCGTGGACGTGGACTCGGACAAATGGGCCCAGTACGCCCGCTGGAACCCCTGGCCGTGGAAGGTCGTCTACCGGCTGGAGTCGATCCTCCTTTCCCGCTACGAACTCGCCGTGGCGCGGGCGTTCGACGTCGTGACCCTGGTCTCTCCGGCCGAGGCGGAGCTGTTTCGGGGAAGGGTCGGCCCGGAGGCGCGGGTAGAGGCGCTGGCCAACGGCGTGGATCTCGAGTATTTCCGGCCCGGGGCGGTTGCCGAAGGGGACGCCGAGGCTGCCCTAGGCGGTTCCGAGATCGCCTTTTGCGGCGCCATGGACTACTACCCCAACGTGGACGCGGTGGTCTGGTTCGCAAACCGGGTGTTGCCGCTCGTTCGTGGCGAGGTGTCAGATGCGCGGTTCGTGATCGTGGGCTCGAGTCCGGCGCCAGCCGTGCAGGAACTGGCCAAACTCCCGGGGGTGGAGGTGACCGGACGTGTCGAAGACGTTCGGCCCTTTGTCGCCGGGGCCCAGGTGTCCGTTGCTCCCATCCGCATCGCCCGGGGCGTGCAGAACAAGGTGCTCGAAGCCATGGCCATGGGGAAGCCGGTGGTGGCAAGCCCCCAGGCCCACGAGGGTATCGACGCTTCGCCCGGGGTACACCTCCGGGTATGCGAGTTGCGTCCAGAGGGGTTTGCGAATGAGGTGGTTGCGTTGCTGAGAGATCCAGAGCTTCGCTTTGAGTTGGGTCGGCGCGCCCGGGAGCGTGTGGAGGAGGTGTACCGGTGGGATCGGTGCTTGGAGCCTCTGGAGGTTTTGCTCACCGGGAACTCGCCCAGGGAGACACGAGCATGA
- the bioD gene encoding dethiobiotin synthase codes for MSPSRARVVVVAGTDTGVGKTRVAAALAQALRNRGARVGVFKPAETGCEAPDRPGDALALVRASGCAEPLDRICPYRFREPLAPAVAARREGRAVDPAVLDRCMEALAAAHDWVIVEGAGGLLVPLAEGVLFADWVEARGLPVLLVGRLGLGTINHTLLSARHLRDRGIPLLGTVLSATQPPVTVAEETNPDVLAGYPEARLLGVLPHGATELPERVLRKIMGRLEYCRSS; via the coding sequence GTGAGCCCCTCGCGGGCCCGGGTGGTCGTGGTGGCCGGCACGGACACCGGCGTGGGCAAGACCCGGGTGGCCGCGGCCTTGGCCCAGGCCCTGCGGAACCGGGGCGCGCGGGTGGGGGTGTTCAAGCCGGCCGAGACCGGGTGCGAGGCCCCGGACCGGCCCGGTGACGCCCTGGCCCTGGTGCGGGCCTCCGGGTGCGCGGAGCCCCTGGACCGGATCTGCCCCTACCGATTCCGCGAGCCCCTGGCCCCGGCCGTGGCGGCCCGGAGGGAGGGCCGGGCCGTGGACCCGGCGGTGCTGGACCGGTGCATGGAGGCGCTGGCAGCGGCCCACGACTGGGTGATCGTGGAGGGGGCCGGCGGCCTGCTGGTGCCCCTGGCCGAGGGGGTGCTGTTCGCCGACTGGGTGGAGGCCCGGGGGCTGCCGGTGCTCCTGGTGGGCCGCCTGGGCCTGGGCACGATCAACCACACCCTGCTCTCGGCCCGGCACCTCCGGGACCGGGGCATCCCCCTGCTGGGCACCGTGCTCTCGGCCACCCAACCGCCCGTCACCGTGGCGGAGGAGACCAACCCCGACGTGCTGGCGGGCTACCCCGAGGCCCGGCTCCTGGGGGTGCTCCCCCACGGGGCCACGGAGCTGCCGGAACGGGTGCTAAGGAAAATCATGGGGAGGCTGGAGTACTGCCGTTCGTCGTAG
- the bioF gene encoding 8-amino-7-oxononanoate synthase translates to MPAWVRDELEALRASDSYRTLRPLEGPCGARVRVGGREMLCFSSNDYLGLAADSRLAEGAARAARRWGAGAGASRLITGTLGLHAALEQDLARLKGCEAAVLFNSGYQANLGVLTALGRGGVILSDELNHASIVDGCRLARARVEVYRHADPADLERRLRAHAGTSRKVVVTDGVFSMDGDLAPLPEIMEAAREHGAIVVVDDAHATGVVGGGQGTAHHFGIRPEGLVVMGTLGKALGAFGAFVAGPKAVRDLLVNRARSLIYTTAIPPPVLGAAGAALEVLGTEPERVERLAANTRRLRRGLQEAGFAVPDLPTPIVPVILGGNRAALAWSERLWERGFWVHPIRPPTVPEGTSRLRITVSSEHDPADIDALTEALADLLRSDPAARQAPEAQA, encoded by the coding sequence ATCCCGGCCTGGGTGCGGGACGAGCTGGAGGCCCTGCGGGCCTCCGACAGCTACCGCACGCTGCGCCCCCTGGAGGGCCCCTGCGGGGCCCGGGTCCGGGTGGGCGGCCGGGAGATGCTGTGCTTCTCGTCCAACGACTACCTGGGCCTGGCGGCCGACTCGCGGCTGGCCGAGGGCGCGGCCCGGGCGGCCCGCCGGTGGGGAGCCGGCGCGGGCGCGAGCCGGCTCATCACCGGCACCCTGGGCCTGCACGCGGCCTTGGAGCAGGACCTGGCCCGGCTCAAGGGGTGCGAGGCGGCGGTGCTGTTCAACTCGGGGTACCAGGCCAACCTGGGGGTGCTCACGGCCTTGGGCCGGGGCGGGGTGATCCTCTCGGACGAGCTCAACCACGCCTCCATCGTGGACGGCTGCCGGCTGGCCCGGGCCCGGGTGGAGGTGTACCGCCACGCCGACCCGGCCGACCTGGAGCGGCGCCTGCGGGCCCACGCCGGCACCAGCCGGAAGGTGGTGGTGACCGACGGCGTGTTCAGCATGGATGGGGACCTGGCCCCCCTGCCGGAGATCATGGAAGCGGCCCGGGAGCACGGCGCCATCGTGGTGGTGGACGATGCCCACGCCACCGGCGTGGTGGGCGGGGGCCAGGGCACGGCCCACCACTTCGGGATCCGGCCCGAGGGCCTGGTGGTCATGGGCACCCTGGGCAAAGCCCTGGGCGCGTTCGGCGCGTTCGTGGCCGGGCCGAAGGCCGTGCGGGATCTGCTGGTGAACCGGGCCCGCAGCCTCATCTACACCACCGCGATCCCGCCGCCGGTGCTGGGCGCGGCCGGAGCCGCCCTGGAGGTCCTGGGGACCGAGCCCGAGCGCGTCGAGCGCCTGGCGGCCAACACCCGGCGGCTGCGCCGGGGGCTCCAGGAGGCCGGGTTCGCGGTGCCCGACCTGCCCACCCCCATCGTGCCGGTGATCCTCGGCGGAAACCGGGCGGCCCTGGCCTGGAGCGAGCGGCTGTGGGAGAGGGGGTTCTGGGTGCACCCGATCCGGCCGCCCACCGTGCCGGAGGGCACCAGCCGGCTGCGGATCACGGTCAGCTCCGAGCACGACCCGGCCGACATCGACGCCCTCACGGAGGCCCTGGCCGACCTGCTCCGGTCCGACCCGGCCGCCCGCCAAGCCCCGGAGGCCCAGGCGTGA
- a CDS encoding TIGR04063 family PEP-CTERM/XrtA system glycosyltransferase codes for MKIIHLLDHSLPLHSGYTFRSRNILLCQLRQGLRPVAVTSPKHEAAWSGEWRPKEEFDGIAYHRSGPVSGRVPVWAEIRLMARSQTKVREVAREESPAVIHAHSPVLNAFPALRIGRERRVPVVYEIRAFWEDAAVDHGTHREWGLRYRLTRALETRACRRADAVVTICEGLRSDLVSRGIPSEKITVVPNAVDPEELRPVPRDPALRARWGVGEADFVIGFIGSFYHYEGLDLLLHALAYLKEGRGDNDSRFTIHDSRAPRALLIGGGQEDERLRALAQDLGVADRVVFAGRIPHAEVPAAYAACDALVLPRKSIRLTELVTPLKPLEAMALNTPVIASDVGGHKELVRDGETGLLFPAGDPAALADRILALARSPDLANRLRENGRRWVTAERTWKRNGEIYREVYGKTLGR; via the coding sequence ATGAAGATCATACATCTCCTCGACCACAGCCTTCCCCTCCACAGCGGCTACACCTTCCGGAGCCGGAACATCCTGTTGTGCCAATTGCGGCAGGGTCTCCGTCCGGTGGCCGTGACGTCCCCGAAACACGAGGCGGCTTGGAGCGGGGAGTGGCGGCCAAAGGAAGAGTTCGACGGAATCGCCTACCACCGATCCGGACCGGTCTCCGGGCGGGTGCCGGTCTGGGCTGAGATCCGGCTGATGGCCCGGAGCCAGACCAAGGTGCGAGAAGTCGCCCGGGAGGAGTCTCCCGCCGTGATCCACGCCCACAGCCCGGTGCTGAACGCGTTTCCAGCGCTTCGGATCGGAAGGGAACGGCGCGTTCCGGTTGTGTACGAGATCCGGGCCTTCTGGGAGGACGCGGCCGTGGACCATGGCACCCACCGGGAGTGGGGGCTACGGTACCGGCTCACCCGGGCCCTCGAGACCCGGGCCTGCCGCCGGGCCGACGCAGTGGTGACCATCTGCGAGGGGTTGCGATCCGACCTGGTGTCGCGGGGCATCCCCTCGGAAAAGATTACCGTGGTGCCCAACGCTGTGGACCCCGAGGAGCTCCGGCCCGTGCCCCGCGACCCCGCCCTGAGGGCCCGCTGGGGGGTGGGGGAGGCCGACTTCGTGATCGGGTTCATCGGCTCGTTCTACCACTACGAAGGCCTCGACCTCCTCCTCCACGCCCTGGCCTACCTGAAGGAAGGAAGGGGTGACAACGATTCACGATTCACGATTCACGATTCACGCGCGCCCCGCGCGCTGCTGATCGGCGGCGGTCAGGAGGACGAGCGGCTCCGTGCCTTGGCCCAAGACCTGGGCGTGGCCGACCGGGTGGTGTTCGCCGGCCGCATCCCCCACGCCGAGGTGCCGGCCGCCTACGCGGCCTGCGACGCCCTGGTGCTGCCCCGAAAGTCGATCCGGCTCACCGAACTGGTCACTCCCCTCAAACCCCTGGAGGCCATGGCCCTGAACACCCCCGTCATCGCGAGCGACGTGGGCGGCCACAAGGAGCTCGTGCGGGACGGGGAGACCGGGCTCCTGTTCCCGGCGGGGGACCCGGCGGCCCTGGCCGACCGGATCCTGGCCCTGGCCCGGAGCCCGGATCTGGCGAACCGCCTCCGGGAGAACGGCCGCCGCTGGGTCACGGCCGAGCGCACCTGGAAACGAAACGGCGAGATTTATCGGGAGGTGTATGGGAAGACGTTGGGACGTTAG
- a CDS encoding FemAB family XrtA/PEP-CTERM system-associated protein: MTESGLIVSYLRTGEEPEWNAYVERHPLGSPYHLTAWRDAIEQTFGHEARYLTARRGGVMVGVLPLFHVRSLLFGSMLVSVAFAVYGGVLADDEDAARALEDAAVGLAESLGVDYLELRDRVDRTDRGGTRKDLYVTFRKPLPGSPEEVLGQIPRKTRRMVRLGIKAGLVGELGRGARMVDEFYRLFALNLRKLGTPAFPKTLIQNLLAAFGERADILVVRTPEKRPVAAVLNLYFRDEVLPYYSGATPEAQPLGGNNFLYYDLMVKSIERGHRIFDFGRSKADTGPYHFKRHFGFEPEPLPYRFHLVRAQALPDLNPTNPKYRKAIEAWKRLPLALTTWIGPRIVRGIP; the protein is encoded by the coding sequence ATGACCGAGAGCGGGCTTATCGTCTCATACCTGCGAACGGGGGAGGAGCCGGAATGGAACGCGTACGTGGAGCGCCATCCCTTGGGCAGCCCATACCACCTCACCGCGTGGCGGGACGCCATCGAGCAGACCTTCGGTCACGAGGCCAGATACCTGACGGCGCGCAGGGGGGGCGTGATGGTGGGCGTGCTGCCCCTCTTCCACGTGCGTTCCCTGCTGTTCGGCTCGATGCTGGTGTCCGTGGCGTTCGCCGTGTACGGCGGGGTCCTGGCAGACGACGAAGACGCAGCCCGGGCCCTGGAGGACGCGGCGGTCGGTTTGGCTGAGTCCCTGGGGGTGGACTACCTCGAGCTTCGAGATCGGGTGGACCGCACCGATCGGGGCGGCACTCGAAAGGATCTCTACGTGACGTTCCGAAAGCCGCTTCCCGGCTCGCCCGAGGAGGTTCTGGGGCAGATCCCGCGGAAGACGCGGCGGATGGTGCGGTTGGGCATCAAGGCCGGACTCGTGGGGGAGCTGGGGCGTGGGGCCCGGATGGTGGACGAGTTCTACCGGCTTTTCGCGCTGAACCTGCGAAAACTGGGCACCCCGGCCTTTCCGAAGACCCTGATCCAGAACCTCCTCGCGGCGTTCGGGGAACGGGCCGACATCCTGGTGGTTCGAACGCCCGAAAAGCGGCCCGTGGCCGCGGTGCTGAACCTCTACTTCCGAGACGAGGTGTTGCCGTACTACAGCGGCGCGACGCCCGAGGCGCAGCCCCTGGGCGGCAACAATTTCCTCTACTATGACCTCATGGTGAAAAGTATCGAGCGGGGCCACCGAATCTTCGATTTCGGTCGGAGCAAGGCCGACACGGGGCCCTACCACTTCAAGCGGCACTTCGGGTTCGAGCCCGAGCCGCTCCCATACCGGTTCCACCTGGTGCGGGCCCAGGCCCTGCCGGACCTGAACCCGACGAATCCCAAGTACCGCAAGGCCATCGAGGCGTGGAAGCGCCTTCCCCTGGCCCTCACGACCTGGATCGGCCCCCGCATCGTCCGGGGCATCCCGTAG
- a CDS encoding four helix bundle protein — MHLDRPHKKLDAWKVALELCKEVYVLCESLPPDERFSMATQLRRVAVSVPSNIAEGAARGTVREFAHFLSVAQGSLAELDTQLELCSAYLGLIDREEATKVLEKRPVWGA; from the coding sequence ATGCACCTCGATCGCCCACACAAGAAATTGGACGCGTGGAAAGTGGCCCTGGAGCTGTGCAAGGAGGTCTATGTCCTTTGCGAGAGTCTGCCGCCGGACGAACGGTTTAGCATGGCCACGCAGTTGCGGCGCGTGGCGGTTTCGGTGCCAAGCAACATCGCGGAAGGGGCGGCAAGAGGTACCGTGAGGGAGTTCGCCCATTTCCTGTCGGTTGCTCAGGGCTCGCTCGCAGAACTGGACACCCAGTTGGAACTTTGCAGCGCATACCTGGGGCTCATAGACCGAGAAGAGGCGACAAAGGTTCTCGAAAAGCGGCCCGTGTGGGGCGCATGA
- the bioB gene encoding biotin synthase BioB — translation MRERIEALEQRIYDGGQVTAEEAVELMELEGPEVYDLFPSANRVARRFKGYDVELCGIVNAKSGRCPEDCAFCAQSAHHRTEAPVYDLKNPDEIVAAAREGAGICANRFGIVTSGTAVGEGPELDRVCEAVRRIAAEGEVSPCASLGILSEEALRRLWEAGLRGYHHNLETARSFFPEICTTHDYDDDVETVRTAKRLGFMTCSGGIFGIGESRAQRVEMALTLRELEVDSVPLNFLVPVQGTRLESMPPLPPLECLKIVAVYRFLLPRATIKVCAGRDRNLGDLASWIFYAGANGMMVGHYLTTAGRHPDQDLKMVRDLGFRPVAEGSGRGL, via the coding sequence ATGCGAGAGCGGATCGAGGCGCTGGAGCAGCGGATCTACGACGGGGGGCAGGTCACGGCCGAGGAGGCCGTGGAGCTCATGGAGCTCGAGGGGCCCGAGGTGTACGACCTGTTCCCCTCGGCCAACCGGGTCGCCCGGAGGTTCAAGGGGTACGACGTGGAGCTGTGCGGCATCGTGAACGCCAAGAGCGGCCGGTGCCCCGAGGACTGCGCCTTCTGCGCCCAGTCGGCCCATCACCGGACCGAGGCGCCGGTGTACGACCTGAAGAACCCCGACGAGATCGTGGCCGCGGCCCGGGAGGGGGCCGGCATCTGTGCGAACCGGTTCGGCATCGTGACCAGCGGCACGGCCGTGGGCGAGGGGCCCGAGCTCGACCGGGTGTGCGAGGCCGTGCGGCGCATCGCGGCCGAAGGGGAGGTGAGCCCCTGCGCGAGCCTGGGCATCCTGTCCGAGGAGGCCCTCCGGCGGCTGTGGGAGGCTGGCCTCCGGGGCTACCACCACAACCTGGAGACCGCCCGGAGCTTTTTCCCCGAGATCTGCACCACCCACGACTACGACGACGACGTGGAGACCGTGCGCACGGCCAAGCGCCTGGGGTTCATGACCTGCTCGGGCGGGATCTTCGGCATCGGCGAGAGCCGGGCCCAGAGGGTGGAGATGGCCCTGACCCTGCGGGAGCTTGAGGTGGACAGCGTGCCCCTGAACTTCCTGGTGCCGGTCCAGGGCACCCGCCTGGAGAGCATGCCCCCGCTGCCGCCCCTGGAGTGCCTCAAGATCGTGGCCGTGTACCGGTTCCTGCTGCCCAGGGCCACGATCAAGGTGTGCGCGGGCCGCGACCGCAACCTGGGGGACCTGGCCTCGTGGATCTTCTACGCCGGGGCCAACGGCATGATGGTGGGCCACTACCTCACCACGGCGGGCCGCCACCCCGACCAGGACCTGAAGATGGTGCGGGACCTGGGCTTCCGGCCGGTGGCCGAGGGGAGCGGGAGGGGCCTGTGA
- a CDS encoding nucleotidyltransferase family protein, producing the protein MDADVFLFGSRATGGASEHSDWDIGYRCAAETPRRALVRVEEELEDLPVPTPCHDHRDELGERDVMANEIRTQCPDTVHHPGTLRSSGAVTRRGVYPVSLFAFPRHSMSQCRKKSSLRIRRAGPRAVFVNR; encoded by the coding sequence GTGGACGCCGACGTGTTTCTGTTCGGCTCCCGGGCCACCGGAGGGGCATCGGAACATTCTGACTGGGACATCGGGTACCGGTGCGCGGCCGAGACGCCTCGTCGCGCCCTGGTCCGCGTGGAAGAAGAGCTGGAAGATCTCCCGGTCCCGACACCCTGTCACGACCACCGCGACGAACTGGGTGAGAGGGATGTAATGGCGAACGAGATCAGGACCCAGTGTCCGGACACGGTGCATCATCCGGGCACGCTACGGTCTTCCGGAGCAGTGACCCGGAGGGGTGTGTACCCCGTTTCCCTCTTCGCCTTCCCAAGGCACTCGATGTCACAGTGTAGGAAAAAAAGTTCCCTTCGTATCCGTCGGGCCGGGCCAAGAGCGGTATTCGTAAATAGGTAA
- a CDS encoding asparagine synthetase B family protein → MPFRVPVGGFVVVAGADARIPPGTGPAPDRECRSDGVGGAVWAEFPGQGMWEGEGLLVAHDLDLTNERALRQELGLGGGESPAAGELLARAYRAWGVGMADRLRGAFAFAVWDPQARTLFAATDPYGIRPVVYAEVPEGLVVGSRIRHVLLHPDVDRALDPDAIYQYLFFSAIPSPHTVYRGVRKLEPGHWIRWTPEGWKVGRYYDIRYRPDRSVDEGYWRRAIPLEVRRAVGRFVPLSDPDRTGCFLSGGTDSSSVAGYYTRLAGRPARTFSIGFDEPGYNELDYAHTAARHFGTEQHDAFVTPAQVLELLEHLPSVYDEPFGNSSVIPTYYCARFAREHGVEVLLAGDGGDEIFGGNERYVTNLVFERYRRIPGPLRKGVIEPLVRALPGRGVVYKAQRYIRRANIPNPDRFYSYNLLYEEGAARVFRPEFLDQVDPESFLRLARRHYAAAAPAHDTDRLLYLDMKFTITDNDLRKVTQMTEAAGVRVRYPLLDRDLVDFTATIPPELKVRPGRNRYVFKRAMDGFLPREIIEKTKHGFGLPVGPWFARHPQLNALVRDALLTPSAHIRDWIRPEFLEELHQGLYGDSPSYAGGNLWVFLVLEMWMRKAVNRKS, encoded by the coding sequence ATGCCGTTTCGCGTTCCAGTGGGTGGTTTCGTCGTCGTTGCGGGGGCCGATGCTCGGATTCCCCCCGGCACCGGGCCGGCGCCGGATCGGGAGTGCCGGTCCGACGGGGTGGGGGGAGCGGTCTGGGCAGAGTTCCCGGGGCAGGGTATGTGGGAGGGAGAAGGCCTGCTCGTGGCCCACGATCTGGATCTCACGAACGAGAGGGCACTCCGGCAGGAGTTGGGGCTTGGTGGGGGCGAGTCACCGGCTGCCGGCGAGCTCCTGGCCCGGGCGTACCGGGCGTGGGGCGTGGGCATGGCGGACCGGCTGAGGGGGGCGTTCGCCTTTGCCGTATGGGACCCCCAGGCGCGCACCTTGTTCGCGGCCACCGACCCCTACGGCATCCGGCCCGTGGTGTATGCCGAGGTGCCGGAGGGGCTGGTGGTCGGCTCCCGCATCCGCCACGTGCTGCTCCACCCCGACGTGGATCGCGCCCTCGACCCCGACGCGATCTACCAGTACCTCTTCTTCTCCGCGATCCCCTCGCCCCACACCGTCTACCGGGGGGTGCGCAAGCTCGAGCCGGGCCACTGGATCCGATGGACTCCCGAGGGTTGGAAGGTGGGGCGGTACTACGACATCCGGTACCGGCCCGACCGGAGCGTGGACGAGGGGTACTGGCGCCGCGCCATCCCCCTGGAGGTGCGGAGGGCGGTGGGCCGGTTCGTGCCGCTCTCCGATCCGGACCGCACGGGCTGCTTCCTGTCGGGCGGTACCGACTCGAGCTCGGTGGCGGGGTACTACACCCGGCTCGCGGGCCGGCCGGCCCGCACCTTCTCGATCGGGTTCGACGAGCCCGGGTACAACGAGCTCGACTACGCCCACACCGCGGCCCGCCACTTCGGCACCGAGCAGCACGACGCGTTCGTGACCCCGGCCCAGGTGCTGGAGCTCCTGGAGCACCTGCCCTCCGTGTACGACGAGCCGTTCGGCAACTCCTCGGTGATCCCCACCTACTACTGCGCCCGCTTCGCCCGGGAGCACGGGGTGGAGGTGCTGCTGGCCGGCGACGGCGGCGACGAGATCTTCGGCGGAAACGAGCGCTACGTCACGAATCTGGTGTTCGAGCGGTACCGCCGGATTCCCGGGCCCCTCCGAAAGGGGGTGATCGAGCCCCTGGTCCGGGCGCTTCCCGGCCGGGGGGTGGTGTACAAGGCCCAGCGGTACATCCGGCGGGCCAACATCCCGAACCCCGATCGGTTCTACTCGTACAACCTGCTGTACGAAGAAGGGGCGGCCCGGGTGTTCCGGCCGGAGTTCCTGGACCAGGTGGATCCGGAGAGCTTCCTGCGCCTGGCCCGGCGCCACTATGCCGCGGCCGCCCCGGCCCACGACACGGACCGGCTGCTCTACCTGGACATGAAGTTCACCATCACCGACAACGACCTGCGCAAGGTCACCCAGATGACCGAGGCGGCCGGGGTGCGGGTGCGCTACCCCCTCCTGGACCGGGACCTGGTGGACTTCACGGCCACCATCCCCCCGGAGCTCAAGGTCAGACCGGGGCGGAACCGCTACGTCTTCAAACGGGCCATGGACGGGTTCCTCCCCCGGGAGATCATCGAGAAAACGAAGCACGGATTCGGGCTGCCGGTGGGGCCCTGGTTCGCCCGCCACCCCCAGCTGAACGCCCTCGTGCGCGACGCCTTGCTCACCCCCAGCGCCCACATCCGCGACTGGATCCGCCCCGAGTTCCTCGAAGAGCTCCACCAGGGCCTCTACGGCGACAGCCCCTCCTACGCCGGCGGCAACCTGTGGGTGTTCTTGGTGCTTGAAATGTGGATGCGAAAGGCCGTGAATCGTAAGTCGTGA